The Lynx canadensis isolate LIC74 chromosome A2, mLynCan4.pri.v2, whole genome shotgun sequence DNA segment CTGACATGAAGTACTTAAgagtagtcaaatttatagaaacaaagtagaatggtggtagCCAGGAGCttcaggcagggagggaggaatggggagtagtttaatgggtatagaatttgttttgaaaaaacaaaacaaaaaaccctgtgtAATACCTTtgagaaaaaaacctaaattttGTGTTAACAACAATTAAAATTAAgcctttgaagtttttctttttagatgacTTAAATACAGGAATGTTCACCAATGCAGAATCATGCTGTGGATCAGTAATAGAGAGGGAAATTATAAACTGTTCATCCCCTGAGATTCCTGCAGAATTTAGTGAACAACTTCACACTAAGAAAGACAAACAGGAACTAACAAATCAGGATAAAGGAGccaacttagaaaaagaaaacagttggtATAATGATCAGTGGAATGAATTCACaaggacagagaaaacaaaaccagtgaAGAAAGGTCCTAAAAGGCCCGACTGGAATATAAATAAGCCACTCAAAAGGTATATTCCAGCATCAGAAAAGTACCCTAAACAGCttcaaaagcagagagaagaaaaaaaagtaagaaggcAGATGGAACTGCTTAATTTGGTAGAAAGAAACAGTCCTGGacacctctctcaaaatagaggGCCTTCACCAGTTCTTCCTTCATCTCAAGAAACTGAGCCAAGGTTCAGGTGGCATCTAATCAAAAAGGTAAAACTCCTctgtcttaaaatatattttgaagtatgTATTGATGTTTCTAGATTGAAAACCAGGTTCCCCACATGCATGTTTTGACAAGGCTGTTCTGTATCTGAACAAGAGTTTAAGAAATGTGCTTTAGTTTATAAAGGATTGTTAAACTATGGCAAATCCATCAAGTTTTATAGGAACATAGCCATGTTCATTCCTTTATGAATTGTCTGTGGGTGGCTTAGAGTGGTTGCAAGAGACCACATGGCCCACAAAGCTAAAAGtgtttactgtctggccctttacataAAAACTTGACACTTAAACCCTGTCTAGATTAATGCTGTTCATTATTCCATTATTCAAATAGCTACTCAGAATTCTTGTTTATAGTCCATATTGACAGAGGGTAATTTTACAAGGTCACATATTACTGTATTGGTTCCCTGtgactggaaaaatacaaaatctctATCCCATCATCCAGTATCTGTTATTCAAATATTATCCTCAGATTATTTCCACAAGTAATCATCAGAAGTATTTGTGGGTATATAAGGCAAATACTGTTACTCCTTTCTGCATTTATCTATCTTTTAGGAAGAAGATCCTCTGAAAATTAATTCTTTCAGCAAGGAAAGGTATGTTACGGACTGGATGGATTCCACAGCTACTTAGTGCTGTGTATATGTGGTAAAGAAATACACAATATTTGCTGAGAATACAGTTGAGATGAAAACATGAGCATGTATGAAGTCAGTAACTGGAGGTCAGACTTCCACGTGAGGCATAGAGGTTTAAGGGATATGTGGCTGGCATTTTACCTAAAATTTGAAGGCCCAATTTGGACTGGGCCTAATAAACATCCTGGGTGGGAACGTAGGTAAGGTATTGTCTGCAAACTTAGCTAAAATAGTTGGAATTTCCAGTTATGTCAACAGTGGAATAGACATTGTACTTGGATGAAAAAATGACTAGTAGGGATAATGAAAAATTCAGTTAACCAGTAGGAGATTTAGATTGTTAGGAATTTGATTCTGTGCCTTTGAACCAGATGGTTTAGAGTTCTGACAGAATGTGGCTCTAATGAGTTTAGTTCAGATGGTAAGTATATTATTTTATGCTAAATTATCTCAGGAGAAACATTAGGCTTACGTTAACCCAGCTAATGTTGATCGCCCATTTTTCCTCTATGCTGTATATATCCTTGCCAAGTAAAAACTCATCCTATTCTGTTGCTATTTAGGGAAGGTATCCTAGAACTCAGTTCTGTACATAGTGTTCCtaaaggttttacatttaggaTAAATTGAAATGTGAAGAGCAGATATACTTACTCTAAAATGCATAATTTTGCATTAAATCTTCTTAGTCCTTATTGtgcttttttgaaaaacacaggtctccatcaccaccaccagtTCCAGTGGTGAAAAACAGAACACAACAGACTCAGACACTAAACAGTAATTatgaaagagagaatctgatCTTAGAAGGCAGTCAAACAGAAACATCACCTGGGGTTTCTGAACCGTCCCATTTTATCCCCTATGTCCGAACCAGTGAGATCTATTACCTTGATCCAGATGCACCACTGTCTAGGCCTTTAACCCAGGATCTTCAGTACCAAAATCCACATGGTAAGTAAATTCAAAATCCAAATTAATATTCTTGCCCTTAGCCAGGAGAGGTATAATTTCCATTTTGGGGTGCataactaaatttttaattgaatatgtAAGTTTATTAATGAATCCTTAGACTACTCTAAGGGCTGTATCATATTAGAGTTATATTTAACATACTACTTTCATCTGGCTTCAGACTGTGACCAAGAACAAGGACAGCTACTTGACTTTGGTGTCAGGGACCCACTTCTTAATCCTAACTTGTTGAAAAACAGGGATCGACAACAAGCAATCCTTAAGGGACTATCAGAACTGAGACAGGTATGATGAGCTTTTTCACCAAGTGTGGATGTAACTGTTTGATGGAGGGCTGTGTGttggatcttaagcaggctccatgctcagcgtgcagcccgatgcagggctcaatcccacaatcctgggatcatgaccggaccCGAGTCGAGAgttcaaccgaccaagccacccaggagcccctggaaggcTGTATGTTGGAATGGCTGTGTTTTACTTACTTACAGTGCCTAATTGGTTACATGATTTATGTCACTTCTCCCACATAAGAAATTCACCTGTGTATTAACCTTGAATAGAAATAagatttgccattttaaaaatctttccagtATGAAATCATGAGACAGTTCTAATATTAAGACAATTTtattgagtggaaaaaaaaagcatacatttgAAAGGTAAAACATGATCAATAAGGCCCtaaaaccaaaagcagaaaatacacaATTATGCTTTAATAAACTCTTAGTAATGCAGTTCacgtttttttaattgaatgtgtTGGCAGTGTTCAGAACAGTGATCCAAGTCCCAAAGAATAATATAATCCAGTGTGAAATTATACATATAACCTTACTCATCAGACTACATCTTTTCCTCCCAGACCAATTATtgtcagataaaaataaaatctggtaaCATACACACTATTTTAAGGCTATAACCTTTTTCTATCAGGAAAAATAAACTGCCACTTTAGACGTGCCCTTTTCCATGTCCAGTCATTTGCTAATGCCTCTTGCATTTCAAATTGTTGATTGAACAGTTGCTTACTAgttctcacagagctagaaaatcACCCATACTAACAGAATTATGTAGAAAGTATCCTTCAGTTCTCCAAATGCTAGCTTTGGCTACATGTAGATTGAGTTATTTATGTAACaagcagtaaatattttcaattttcctttaAAGTGACAAGGCACTTAATAGAGGTAAAAGTTGTGAGGTCAAGAGGCAGGAATATATATGATTGTACACAGTGACCCACCTGTATAGTAGCCACATCTTATTTCAGCAGAGCCTTGTCTAAGCCACTAAGGTTAGTGCAGTCAAGATAAACACGGGATGTTCGGGGAGACTCCTTCAGTGTGTCTCATTACCATTTTAAGAGCTATGTCATTGGGGAGACTTTGTTTTACAAGTTAGTCATCCCTCTTGGTTTTTATCCTAAGAAGGTAATCCTGGGTATACAACATCCAAGTGAGTAAGTTTTTTGAGTGGTTCAAAATTCAACATGACAAGCTATGGCTGAGTAATGGAATTTATTATTATAGGTTTTCAAAGTAAATAGAATTCTGGGTTAGCAGGGCTGaaatgtaaaataggaataatttgCAAGTCTGCTGCACACCTCACTAACATATTAATGTGATTTCAGGGCCTTCTCCAGAAGCAAAGGGAGTTGGAAACTAATCTCATGCCTTTAGCTGCAAATCAAGAAGAGAATTTTAATTCTTcgttttaaatgtagaaaatcaaATCCTTCACGTTTGTTGTcttctaaattataaaatgtgttcattgcataactgtattttccaaataacctagatttattttaaaaatgcttatttaaaactTGTACATTATGTAGTACaacactgtatatatattttacaataaaacgGACATTTTTTGTAAAgcttagtaaagaaaaaaaaaatttctgctctATCACAATCTAGGCATTTAAGTCCTGTAAAAACACTTTCCACTTACCTTACGACAGGTTTCTGACCTGTTCACAGACAACGTTCTTCTACACTTATGAAGCTTATTACTAAGATACCACTTAGGTATTTTGCTCTACAAAAAGATTTGAAAGGTTAGAACTCAGATTCTAAGTTCTTCTGAAGGGCGGGCCCAAAGGAAGGTCTGACTTAACACATCCCAACTTTTACTAGAGTAGCTgatttggtatttcttttctctaaatcctttttttttttttttttcttttttcacttgtgGAAACTGCATTTTCAAAAAACAGTTTGCATTTGTAATGCAGGCAGTTATTACCAATATAGTTTTAAAACTGATCGCCATATACTTTGtgaatttgaagttattttttagaacagcacTCGTGTTTAACACCTCAAAAAATATACTTACATTTTGCTAAGACTAccaatttaaaaatccatagCAAATTTGTTCAATGCCTTTAATAAACAAACCTATCTTTTGAAATAGGAGACTGAATTTGAGTAAGTCAAATTTCACACTAAGTACTGAAAATCGTTAATTATCAAATACCCTCGAATAAAAGGTTGAGCAAAATTTTAGCAACAGGCAATTTTTA contains these protein-coding regions:
- the CCDC66 gene encoding coiled-coil domain-containing protein 66 isoform X7; translated protein: MSEKGDTTKGSMDIKKEAVPLEHSFNAVKQEQQRKWIEDLNKQIEDDRQRKTEEKITSSKGEEHDRWTMHFGSLKNYPASQSQLSSRSTYNQPEYFCVSPDTQELADINSVYTPMSGSQVEPSEEEHIAKPLRDTTMANSQKTNFLRSMTALLDPAQIEERDRRRQKQLEHQKAITAQVEEKRRKKQLEEQQRKKEEQEEECRLAREREEMQKQYEEDILKQKQKEEIMALKTNELFQTMQRAQELAQRLKQEQRIRELAQKGHDTSGLIKNLGGHGLDDVSDKMNICINSTTSPKKDTAVQTDDLNTGMFTNAESCCGSVIEREIINCSSPEIPAEFSEQLHTKKDKQELTNQDKGANLEKENSWYNDQWNEFTRTEKTKPVKKGPKRPDWNINKPLKRYIPASEKYPKQLQKQREEKKVRRQMELLNLVERNSPGHLSQNRGPSPVLPSSQETEPRFRWHLIKKEEDPLKINSFSKERSPSPPPVPVVKNRTQQTQTLNSNYERENLILEGSQTETSPGVSEPSHFIPYVRTSEIYYLDPDAPLSRPLTQDLQYQNPHDCDQEQGQLLDFGVRDPLLNPNLLKNRDRQQAILKGLSELRQGLLQKQRELETNLMPLAANQEENFNSSF